A region from the Trueperaceae bacterium genome encodes:
- a CDS encoding metallophosphoesterase family protein has protein sequence MRLAVIADVHGNLPALEAVLDDIDRQHVDRVIVNGDLANRGPDTAAVFERVAASLEGDATLGNHDDLMLMWFGRRGDRSEPWFDDPFWGTVGWSAERLGDAGYLDAIEALPMTLTVHPDGAQKLLISHGSPRHYREGYGTELTPETISEITEAHPADVLVGSHTHRPFLTTWGRFTVINTGAVGAPFNGDPRAHYLVLELRGGEWVPEFRRVPYDVDAALERFDTSGLASAGGLSGRIFREEVRYARSFLVPFLMWCETDGRDRTEADWEEFRERFATRFRPPTRYEEVSSSRLPEAAGDGH, from the coding sequence GTGCGCCTCGCCGTCATCGCCGACGTACATGGCAACCTGCCCGCCCTCGAGGCCGTGCTCGACGACATCGACCGGCAGCACGTCGACAGGGTCATCGTCAACGGCGACCTCGCCAACCGCGGACCCGACACGGCGGCCGTGTTCGAGCGCGTCGCGGCGTCGCTCGAGGGCGACGCGACGCTCGGCAACCACGACGACCTGATGCTGATGTGGTTCGGCCGCCGCGGCGACCGCTCCGAGCCGTGGTTCGACGACCCGTTCTGGGGCACGGTCGGCTGGTCGGCCGAGCGCCTGGGGGACGCCGGCTACCTCGACGCCATCGAGGCCCTGCCGATGACCCTGACCGTCCACCCTGACGGCGCGCAGAAGCTGCTGATCTCGCACGGCAGCCCCCGCCACTACCGCGAGGGCTACGGCACGGAGCTCACGCCCGAGACGATCTCGGAGATCACGGAGGCCCACCCCGCCGACGTGCTCGTCGGGTCACACACCCACAGGCCGTTCCTCACGACCTGGGGGCGCTTCACGGTCATCAACACCGGCGCCGTCGGCGCCCCCTTCAACGGCGACCCGCGCGCCCACTACCTGGTGCTCGAGCTGCGGGGCGGCGAGTGGGTCCCCGAGTTCAGGCGCGTGCCCTACGACGTCGACGCCGCGCTCGAGCGCTTCGACACCAGCGGTCTGGCGTCCGCGGGCGGCCTCTCCGGGCGGATATTCCGCGAGGAGGTGCGCTACGCCAGGTCCTTCCTCGTGCCGTTCCTGATGTGGTGCGAGACCGACGGGCGCGACCGCACGGAGGCCGACTGGGAGGAGTTCAGGGAGCGTTTCGCCACCCGGTTCCGCCCGCCCACGCGCTACGAGGAGGTGAGCTCGTCGCGGCTGCCGGAGGCGGCGGGCGACGGCCACTAG
- a CDS encoding disulfide oxidoreductase has translation MRLPLLYPAWLVSIVATLGSLYFSEVRHFVPCTLCWYQRILMYPLVLLLGVATYRQDDRSFAYTLPLSVAGIFVSSYHVLDQNVPGFGGIGLCSGPVPCDAKYINWLGFISIPVLALTAFTIITALLLVSRARARRRS, from the coding sequence GTGAGGCTACCGCTCCTCTACCCGGCGTGGCTGGTCTCGATAGTGGCCACGCTGGGGAGCCTCTACTTCAGCGAGGTCAGGCACTTCGTCCCGTGCACGCTGTGCTGGTACCAGCGGATCCTCATGTACCCGCTGGTGCTGCTGCTAGGCGTCGCCACGTACCGGCAGGACGACCGCAGCTTCGCCTACACCCTGCCCCTGTCGGTCGCCGGGATCTTCGTGTCCTCGTACCACGTGCTCGACCAGAACGTGCCCGGCTTCGGGGGCATCGGCCTCTGCTCGGGCCCGGTGCCCTGCGACGCGAAGTACATCAACTGGCTGGGCTTCATCTCGATACCCGTGCTGGCGCTCACGGCGTTCACGATCATCACGGCGCTGCTGCTGGTCAGCCGCGCGCGTGCTCGTCGTCGGTCGTGA
- a CDS encoding serine/threonine-protein kinase, with amino-acid sequence MLLTVRILSEHGPVRVELAKWQNRLVVVKSLRGFHPVFSQRLEREAAVLGKLRHDNIVPLLGAQGTSLIYEYCPGVTLEEALRPGPLRPKRAVKIVSDVLRALQYAHDNGVIHLDVKPANILVKGERALLTDFGFAKDLGLSAITSQDMMMGTPSYMAPEQFQGVRTDQRSDVYGAAAVLYHMLTGEPPYGDQVVRYLAGDDRVPLKPLPEEAREFEGVLRRALSRDPEARHASAAELLADLTALVSDA; translated from the coding sequence ATGCTCCTCACCGTGCGGATCCTCTCCGAGCACGGTCCGGTGCGCGTGGAGCTGGCCAAGTGGCAGAACCGGCTGGTGGTGGTGAAGAGCCTGCGCGGCTTCCACCCCGTGTTCAGCCAGCGGCTGGAGCGCGAGGCGGCGGTGCTGGGCAAGCTCAGGCACGACAACATCGTGCCGCTGCTCGGCGCCCAGGGGACCTCGCTGATCTACGAGTACTGCCCGGGCGTGACCTTGGAGGAGGCTCTGCGCCCCGGCCCGCTGCGGCCCAAGCGCGCCGTCAAGATCGTCTCAGACGTCCTGCGCGCGCTGCAGTACGCGCACGACAACGGCGTCATCCACCTCGACGTCAAGCCGGCGAACATCCTCGTCAAGGGCGAGCGCGCGCTGCTCACCGACTTCGGCTTCGCCAAGGACCTCGGCCTCTCGGCGATCACCAGCCAGGACATGATGATGGGCACCCCCAGCTACATGGCGCCCGAGCAGTTCCAGGGCGTGCGCACCGACCAGCGCTCCGACGTCTACGGCGCGGCCGCCGTCCTCTACCACATGCTCACCGGCGAGCCGCCCTACGGCGACCAGGTCGTGCGCTACCTGGCCGGCGACGACCGCGTGCCGCTCAAGCCCCTGCCCGAGGAGGCGAGGGAGTTCGAGGGCGTGCTGCGGCGCGCCCTGTCGCGCGACCCGGAGGCGCGCCACGCCTCCGCCGCCGAGCTGCTGGCCGACCTGACCGCCCTCGTCTCGGACGCGTGA
- a CDS encoding YhdH/YhfP family quinone oxidoreductase: MKRGVPESFRAFRVHVEDGSVRRGVEAVGPDVLPDHDVVVRVRCSSLNYKDALSASGNRGVTKEFPHTPGIDVAGIVVSSRDERFAPGDCVICTGYDLGMDTPGGFAEYVSVPGDWLVRPPPGLPPEGAMALGTAGLTAALALRRLAAAGAGPRLGPLVVTGASGGVGSLAVWLAARAGYEVIASTGTPEAEGLLRRLGAARVAPRQELAERTERPLLRGELAGAVDTVGGVTLANLLKRTAIGGAVAACGLVGGAELETTVFPFILRGVALVGVDSQHAPGEERVAAWEDLGRAWSEDGEKVRELVTVVGLEELEEQVERILAGRTVGRVVVRPWREGTW; encoded by the coding sequence ATGAAACGCGGCGTCCCAGAGTCGTTCAGGGCGTTCCGCGTCCACGTGGAGGACGGGTCGGTGAGGCGCGGCGTCGAGGCGGTGGGGCCCGACGTCCTGCCGGACCACGACGTCGTCGTCAGGGTCAGGTGCTCGTCGCTGAACTACAAGGACGCGCTCTCCGCCAGCGGCAACCGCGGCGTCACGAAGGAGTTCCCACACACGCCGGGCATCGACGTCGCCGGCATCGTCGTGTCCTCGCGCGACGAGCGCTTCGCTCCCGGCGACTGCGTGATCTGCACCGGCTACGACCTCGGCATGGACACGCCGGGAGGCTTCGCCGAGTACGTCAGCGTGCCGGGCGACTGGCTGGTGCGCCCGCCGCCCGGGCTGCCGCCGGAGGGCGCGATGGCCCTCGGCACCGCCGGGCTCACGGCCGCGCTGGCGCTGCGCCGCCTCGCCGCCGCGGGCGCCGGGCCGCGGCTGGGCCCCCTCGTCGTCACCGGCGCCTCGGGCGGCGTCGGCAGCCTGGCCGTCTGGCTGGCGGCTCGCGCCGGCTACGAGGTGATCGCCAGCACCGGCACCCCCGAGGCCGAGGGGCTCCTGAGACGCCTCGGCGCCGCGCGCGTCGCGCCGCGCCAGGAGCTGGCCGAGAGGACGGAGAGGCCCCTGCTGCGCGGCGAGCTGGCGGGGGCGGTGGACACGGTGGGCGGCGTCACCCTCGCGAACCTCCTCAAGCGCACCGCGATCGGCGGCGCGGTCGCGGCCTGCGGCCTCGTGGGCGGCGCCGAGCTGGAGACCACGGTGTTCCCGTTCATCCTGCGCGGGGTCGCGCTCGTCGGCGTCGACTCCCAGCACGCCCCCGGCGAAGAGAGGGTCGCGGCGTGGGAGGACCTGGGCCGCGCCTGGTCCGAGGACGGCGAGAAGGTGCGGGAGCTGGTGACCGTCGTGGGCCTCGAGGAGCTCGAGGAGCAGGTCGAGCGCATCCTGGCCGGTCGCACCGTCGGACGCGTGGTGGTGCGTCCGTGGCGGGAGGGCACCTGGTAG
- the aroE gene encoding shikimate dehydrogenase has protein sequence MTRRAYLLAHPAGHSLSPLMHAAAFRTLGLDATYEALDVPPERLADVVAGLRGDPSFLGANVTTPHKVAAATLVDELTGAASAAGAVNTLVPRGGRLVGDNTDVAGFTAALAGAGFRPGAGHAVLLGAGGAANAVAYALGRLGVPTVVVGRRAAAAAALVGALGSVVRGLEAVAPGDLPRALPGASLLVNATTVGMVGGPAEGALPLGVDVGLLPPHALVNDLVYNPRVTPLLASAAARGLRTLDGLAMLVEQGAASLRLWTGLEPPLAEMRAAVGA, from the coding sequence GTGACCCGCCGCGCCTACCTGCTCGCGCACCCCGCCGGCCACTCGCTGAGCCCCCTCATGCACGCGGCCGCGTTCCGCACGCTCGGCCTGGACGCCACCTACGAGGCCCTCGACGTGCCGCCCGAGCGCCTCGCCGACGTGGTCGCCGGGCTCCGCGGCGACCCCTCGTTCCTCGGCGCGAACGTCACGACGCCGCACAAGGTGGCGGCGGCGACGCTCGTTGACGAGCTCACCGGGGCGGCGTCGGCGGCGGGCGCCGTGAACACGCTCGTCCCGCGGGGCGGTCGGCTCGTGGGCGACAACACCGACGTGGCCGGCTTCACCGCGGCGCTGGCGGGCGCCGGTTTCCGTCCCGGCGCGGGCCACGCCGTCCTCCTCGGCGCCGGCGGGGCGGCGAACGCCGTCGCCTACGCGCTGGGGCGACTGGGCGTGCCCACGGTGGTCGTGGGCCGTCGCGCCGCGGCGGCGGCCGCGCTGGTGGGCGCCCTGGGGAGCGTGGTGCGCGGCCTGGAGGCGGTCGCGCCGGGAGACCTCCCGCGGGCGCTGCCGGGAGCCTCCCTGCTCGTCAACGCCACGACCGTGGGCATGGTGGGAGGACCCGCCGAGGGGGCGCTGCCGCTCGGCGTCGACGTCGGCCTGCTGCCGCCCCACGCGCTCGTCAACGACCTCGTCTACAACCCCAGGGTCACGCCGCTGCTCGCTTCGGCGGCGGCGCGGGGCCTGAGGACGCTCGACGGCCTGGCGATGCTCGTCGAGCAGGGCGCGGCGTCCCTGCGGCTGTGGACCGGCCTGGAGCCGCCGCTCGCGGAGATGCGCGCGGCGGTCGGGGCCTGA
- the holA gene encoding DNA polymerase III subunit delta: MILSFSGDPFLARRAARRALQERGVRPGEVTELGEGLEKDQVVQLAGQGGLFGQVALLLDFGAAFSGQAGVRPRDELMEALADLPDAALVVVIDPDATPARQKRWAALGEHRSSPTPRYEALPRWVRSELEAAGLRFEPDVPAVLAELFGEDPAAIASEVNKLAALDEVLTAERVRQVANRAAVHDAFDLVDAVASGDARTALEIARQLLDEGEAAQRVLGALAWQFTLLAKAVALRERSPGGRVSPGRAASVLKAKPYAVQKTLRLAARLDEADVTAALAALLDADVASKTGRDPGWALESAVLTLAGRFRAAPARR; encoded by the coding sequence GTGATCCTCTCGTTCAGCGGCGACCCGTTCCTGGCGCGCCGAGCGGCGCGGCGCGCGCTGCAGGAGCGCGGCGTGCGGCCCGGCGAGGTCACCGAGCTGGGCGAGGGGCTCGAGAAGGACCAGGTCGTCCAGCTCGCCGGCCAGGGCGGGCTGTTCGGGCAGGTCGCCCTCCTCCTCGACTTCGGGGCGGCCTTCTCCGGCCAGGCCGGCGTGAGGCCGCGCGACGAGCTCATGGAGGCGCTGGCCGACCTGCCGGACGCGGCGCTGGTCGTGGTCATCGACCCCGACGCCACGCCGGCGCGCCAGAAGCGCTGGGCTGCGCTCGGCGAGCACCGCTCCTCGCCGACGCCGCGCTACGAGGCGCTGCCGCGCTGGGTGAGGTCGGAGCTCGAGGCCGCCGGCCTGCGCTTCGAGCCCGACGTGCCGGCCGTGCTCGCCGAGCTGTTCGGGGAGGACCCGGCGGCGATCGCCTCCGAGGTGAACAAGCTGGCCGCGCTCGACGAGGTGCTGACCGCGGAGCGCGTGCGCCAGGTGGCCAACAGGGCGGCGGTGCACGACGCGTTCGACCTCGTCGACGCCGTGGCGAGCGGGGACGCGCGCACCGCCCTGGAGATCGCGCGCCAGCTCCTCGACGAGGGCGAGGCCGCGCAGCGCGTGCTGGGCGCTCTCGCCTGGCAGTTCACGCTCCTGGCGAAGGCCGTGGCGCTGCGGGAGCGCTCCCCCGGCGGCAGGGTGTCGCCGGGTCGGGCCGCCAGCGTCCTCAAGGCCAAGCCGTACGCCGTCCAGAAGACGCTGAGGCTGGCCGCCAGGCTCGACGAGGCCGACGTGACGGCGGCGCTGGCTGCCCTGCTCGACGCCGACGTCGCCAGCAAGACGGGCCGCGACCCCGGCTGGGCGCTCGAGTCGGCCGTCCTCACGCTGGCCGGACGCTTCCGCGCCGCGCCGGCGCGGCGCTGA
- a CDS encoding thioredoxin domain-containing protein, producing the protein MNQSRTMTIATAVVVVLVLAAAVLIPRLGGGQAAQAVEVDYTGQPFIGEADAPVKMMVFFDFLCPHCAEFSESVTSVLKREYVADGELAIYFANFPVIAPQGMSRTLAMVGECVNRQGGDGFGLIEPVFLRVQRDLDSPERAYDLAQEFVPGLDRARLQSCVEGQETADLVDADIAMAQALGVRGTPTVFVNGELVANPTLAAVRSAIDDALAQ; encoded by the coding sequence ATGAACCAGTCGCGCACGATGACCATCGCTACCGCGGTCGTGGTGGTCCTGGTCCTAGCCGCGGCCGTGCTGATCCCCCGCCTCGGCGGGGGCCAGGCCGCCCAGGCCGTCGAGGTCGACTACACCGGCCAGCCGTTCATCGGCGAGGCCGACGCGCCGGTGAAGATGATGGTCTTCTTCGACTTCCTCTGCCCGCATTGCGCCGAGTTCTCCGAGTCCGTCACCTCGGTCCTCAAGCGCGAGTACGTCGCGGACGGCGAGCTGGCCATCTACTTCGCGAACTTCCCCGTGATCGCGCCGCAGGGCATGTCGCGGACCCTCGCCATGGTCGGCGAGTGCGTGAACCGGCAGGGCGGCGACGGCTTCGGCCTCATCGAGCCCGTGTTCCTGCGGGTCCAGAGGGACCTCGACAGCCCCGAGCGCGCCTACGACCTGGCACAGGAGTTCGTGCCCGGCCTCGACAGGGCCCGGCTCCAGAGCTGCGTGGAGGGCCAGGAGACGGCCGACCTCGTCGACGCCGACATCGCGATGGCCCAGGCGCTGGGCGTGAGGGGCACCCCCACCGTGTTCGTGAACGGCGAGCTCGTCGCCAACCCCACGCTCGCGGCCGTGCGCAGCGCCATCGACGACGCGCTGGCCCAGTGA
- a CDS encoding ComEA family DNA-binding protein, with translation MALSDNAVAALLAGACLAGGAVALAPRALVRAAPLVVEQPPIEVAVAGEVARPGVYELPFGARVEDAVAAAGGLLPTAARDLVRLAAPVNDGQTVHVPGQAAPDGAGPRVSLNSATAEELDALPGIGPVMARRIALHRPYGSVDDLLEVPGIGPATLERLRPLVGL, from the coding sequence GTGGCTCTCAGCGACAACGCCGTCGCGGCCCTGCTGGCGGGCGCCTGCCTGGCGGGAGGCGCCGTGGCGCTGGCGCCCCGGGCGCTGGTGCGCGCTGCCCCGCTCGTAGTCGAGCAGCCGCCCATCGAGGTCGCGGTCGCGGGCGAGGTGGCGCGGCCGGGCGTCTACGAGCTGCCGTTCGGAGCCAGGGTGGAGGACGCCGTGGCCGCCGCCGGCGGCCTGCTGCCCACGGCGGCGCGCGACCTCGTCCGGCTCGCGGCGCCGGTCAACGACGGGCAGACCGTGCACGTGCCGGGGCAGGCCGCCCCGGACGGCGCGGGGCCGCGCGTCTCCCTCAACTCGGCCACGGCGGAGGAGCTCGACGCCCTGCCCGGGATCGGCCCGGTCATGGCGCGGCGCATCGCGCTGCACAGGCCCTACGGGTCGGTGGATGACCTGCTGGAGGTGCCCGGCATCGGCCCCGCCACCCTCGAGCGCCTGCGGCCCCTGGTGGGTCTGTGA
- a CDS encoding superoxide dismutase, producing MAFELPELPYPKDALEPHIDAQTMEIHHDKHHAAYTNNLNAAVEKHPELQGKSAEDLLRDLNAVPEESRTAVRNNGGGYVNHNLFWEVMGPNAGGEPSGELRQAIDGAFGSFDEFKARFEKEAAGRFGSGWAWLVVDRSGALKVYSTPNQDSPIMNGDTPILGLDVWEHAYYLKYQNRRPDYIKAFWNVVNWDAVAKRYAAAR from the coding sequence ATGGCCTTCGAGCTACCCGAACTGCCCTACCCGAAGGACGCCCTCGAGCCGCACATCGACGCGCAGACGATGGAGATCCACCACGACAAGCACCACGCGGCCTACACGAACAACCTCAACGCCGCCGTGGAGAAGCACCCCGAGCTGCAGGGCAAGAGCGCCGAGGACCTGCTGCGCGACCTGAACGCCGTGCCAGAGGAGTCGCGGACCGCGGTGCGGAACAACGGCGGCGGCTACGTGAACCACAACCTCTTCTGGGAGGTCATGGGCCCGAACGCCGGCGGGGAGCCGAGCGGTGAGCTGAGGCAGGCCATCGACGGCGCCTTCGGCAGCTTCGACGAGTTCAAGGCGCGCTTCGAGAAGGAGGCCGCCGGGCGCTTCGGCTCCGGCTGGGCCTGGCTGGTCGTCGACCGTTCCGGCGCGCTCAAGGTCTACTCGACGCCGAACCAGGACTCGCCGATCATGAACGGCGACACGCCGATCCTCGGCCTCGACGTCTGGGAGCACGCCTACTACCTCAAGTACCAGAACCGCAGGCCCGACTACATCAAGGCGTTCTGGAACGTCGTGAACTGGGACGCCGTCGCGAAGAGGTACGCCGCCGCGCGCTGA
- a CDS encoding DNA internalization-related competence protein ComEC/Rec2 produces the protein MSLSAAAPGTWALPVAVAACAAALAATRRLGPARVSPWLVAALALLAGVARHEAWEARPDPVAPLLDRELTWRGRYDGEWFRSTAPVTARLALVAREEPPAGELEVVGTARLAPGKRNPGGFDYRAYLARRGVGAQLFVSEVRAVAPREGVRQRLARGVGAGLDAGAAGLMLAMTLGVRDGLRDRDRDAFGRAGLAHVLALSGLHFGVLLAAADAALRRLGARRRPLLALLTLGFVGVVGPSPSVVRAAAMALAALFSLAAGVGRLRPWPVLSLAACASLLLQPQMLFDLSFRLSYLALGGLLLFAGPLARLLGAPEAGDDPLATPPPGPAGGGVPHRLRAFAARALAASVAAQLPSVSLVAGSFGVVPVLSPLVNLVGVPLSALVVPLGLAAGLLGLVWEPLAGALNLVTGALVASLTRVAEWGARLPAVAWPEVSWLGHLCWAVAVASLALALRRRLRASRALAVLLVAGAAPYAVGSPTPPPDVWFLDVGQGDAALVRLAGRYEVLIDGGGTPFSDYDVGEGVVVPALRALDVDELEVVVATHADADHVEGLLSVLRDVPVGTLVTGPPRADAPLDQELRRLAAERGVAVHVAARGEALVVGRHGEARFEVLHPPAGAGGHGNEDSVVLLLRLRGQAVALFLGDAGAATERELAVPRVHVLKVGHHGSRFGTTDELLWAARPRLAVISVGENGYGHPHPSVLERLDAHGVPVATTREAGAVRVPLGRVPLAR, from the coding sequence GTGTCGCTCTCGGCCGCCGCTCCCGGCACCTGGGCGCTGCCGGTAGCGGTCGCGGCCTGTGCCGCCGCCCTGGCCGCGACGCGGCGCCTCGGACCCGCGCGGGTGAGCCCGTGGCTCGTCGCCGCGCTCGCCCTCCTCGCCGGGGTAGCGCGCCACGAGGCGTGGGAGGCCCGTCCCGACCCCGTCGCGCCGCTCCTGGACCGGGAGCTGACGTGGCGCGGCCGCTACGACGGCGAGTGGTTCCGGTCGACCGCACCGGTGACGGCGCGTCTGGCCCTCGTCGCCCGCGAGGAGCCGCCGGCCGGCGAGCTGGAGGTCGTGGGCACGGCCCGCCTGGCCCCCGGCAAGCGCAACCCGGGCGGCTTCGACTACCGCGCGTACCTGGCGCGCCGCGGCGTCGGCGCGCAGCTCTTCGTCTCGGAGGTGCGGGCCGTCGCACCCCGCGAGGGGGTCAGGCAGCGGCTGGCGCGCGGGGTCGGGGCGGGCCTCGACGCGGGCGCGGCCGGCCTGATGCTCGCCATGACGCTTGGCGTGCGGGACGGCCTCCGCGACCGGGACCGCGACGCCTTCGGGCGAGCAGGCCTGGCGCACGTGCTGGCGCTCTCCGGACTGCACTTCGGCGTGCTGCTCGCCGCGGCGGACGCCGCCCTGCGCCGCCTGGGGGCGCGTCGCCGGCCGCTGCTGGCGCTGCTGACACTCGGCTTCGTGGGCGTCGTGGGTCCCTCGCCCAGCGTCGTGCGCGCCGCCGCGATGGCGCTCGCCGCGCTCTTCTCGCTCGCCGCGGGGGTGGGGCGCCTGCGGCCCTGGCCCGTGCTCTCCCTGGCCGCCTGCGCCTCGCTGCTGCTCCAGCCGCAGATGCTGTTCGACCTCTCGTTCCGGCTCTCGTACCTGGCGCTCGGCGGCCTCCTCCTCTTCGCCGGCCCGCTGGCGCGCCTGCTCGGGGCGCCGGAGGCGGGCGACGACCCGCTCGCCACCCCGCCGCCCGGGCCGGCGGGCGGAGGCGTCCCGCACCGCCTGCGCGCCTTCGCGGCGCGGGCGCTGGCGGCCAGCGTGGCCGCGCAGCTACCCAGCGTCTCGCTGGTCGCCGGCTCGTTCGGCGTCGTGCCTGTCCTCTCGCCGCTGGTGAACCTCGTCGGCGTGCCGCTGTCGGCGCTGGTGGTGCCGCTCGGGCTCGCCGCCGGGCTGCTCGGCCTGGTGTGGGAGCCGCTGGCGGGCGCGCTGAACCTCGTGACCGGCGCCCTGGTCGCCTCCCTGACGCGGGTGGCCGAGTGGGGCGCGCGCCTGCCCGCCGTCGCCTGGCCCGAGGTCTCCTGGCTCGGGCACCTCTGCTGGGCGGTGGCCGTCGCGTCGCTGGCGTTGGCGCTGCGGCGCCGGCTGCGGGCGAGCCGCGCCCTCGCGGTACTGCTCGTCGCCGGCGCCGCGCCCTACGCGGTCGGCTCGCCGACGCCCCCGCCCGACGTGTGGTTCCTCGACGTCGGCCAGGGCGACGCGGCGCTGGTGCGCCTGGCGGGACGCTACGAGGTGCTGATCGACGGGGGAGGCACGCCGTTCTCCGACTACGACGTCGGCGAGGGCGTCGTGGTGCCGGCGCTGCGGGCCCTGGACGTCGACGAGCTCGAGGTCGTGGTGGCCACCCACGCCGACGCCGACCACGTCGAGGGGCTGCTGAGCGTCCTGCGCGACGTGCCGGTGGGCACCCTCGTCACCGGCCCGCCGCGGGCCGACGCCCCCCTGGACCAGGAGCTGCGCCGCCTGGCGGCGGAGCGCGGCGTCGCCGTCCACGTCGCGGCCCGCGGCGAGGCGCTGGTGGTGGGCCGACACGGCGAGGCGCGGTTCGAGGTCCTGCACCCGCCGGCTGGAGCCGGCGGTCACGGGAACGAGGACTCGGTGGTGCTGCTGCTGCGGCTGCGCGGCCAGGCCGTCGCGCTGTTCCTCGGCGACGCCGGCGCCGCCACCGAGCGCGAGCTGGCCGTGCCGCGCGTGCACGTCCTGAAGGTCGGGCACCACGGCTCGCGCTTCGGCACCACCGACGAGCTCCTGTGGGCCGCCAGGCCGCGCCTCGCCGTCATCTCCGTCGGCGAGAACGGCTACGGCCACCCGCACCCGTCGGTGCTGGAGCGCCTGGACGCGCACGGCGTGCCCGTGGCGACGACGCGGGAGGCCGGCGCCGTGCGGGTCCCTCTGGGACGGGTGCCGCTGGCGAGGTGA
- a CDS encoding Gfo/Idh/MocA family oxidoreductase: MTGTEEVPMENPRPLKLGMVGGGKDAFIGAVHRMAARLDGEWALTAGALSSTPERAMESARAIGLPRAYGTWEEMLAGELALPPGERVDAVSVVTPNHMHFPVARAFVDAGFSVVCDKPMVLTAAQGRELADLVDARGVSFAVTYNYTGYPLVAEARRLVREGALGEVRKVVVTYTQGWLSTPAEREGSKQAEWRTDPARAGAGALGDIGSHAENLASWITGLALEEVAADVSTFVPGRRVDDDASVLLRFAGGARGALVISQVATGYENDLRIRVHGTTGSLEWAQEEPNRLTLRRQGEPPTVLTRAGGPFLGADAAAATRLPSGHPEGFIEAFANVYSAVARRLRGEEHLPFPDHRDGLRGVLFIEAALRSSADGGAWTRVE; the protein is encoded by the coding sequence GTGACGGGCACTGAGGAGGTGCCCATGGAGAACCCGCGACCGCTCAAGCTGGGCATGGTGGGCGGCGGCAAGGACGCGTTCATCGGCGCCGTGCACAGGATGGCCGCGCGGCTCGACGGCGAGTGGGCGCTCACGGCCGGCGCGCTGTCGAGCACGCCGGAGAGGGCGATGGAGAGCGCCAGGGCCATCGGCCTGCCGCGGGCCTACGGGACGTGGGAGGAGATGCTCGCGGGCGAGCTGGCGCTGCCGCCCGGCGAGCGCGTCGACGCGGTCTCGGTCGTCACGCCGAACCACATGCACTTCCCCGTGGCGCGGGCGTTCGTCGACGCCGGCTTCAGCGTCGTGTGCGACAAGCCGATGGTGCTCACCGCCGCGCAGGGCCGCGAGCTCGCCGACCTCGTCGACGCGCGGGGCGTATCGTTCGCCGTCACCTACAACTACACGGGCTACCCGCTCGTGGCCGAGGCGCGGCGCCTCGTGCGCGAGGGGGCGCTGGGCGAGGTCAGGAAGGTCGTCGTGACCTACACGCAGGGCTGGCTCTCCACGCCTGCCGAGCGCGAGGGCTCGAAGCAGGCCGAGTGGCGCACCGACCCCGCGCGCGCCGGCGCCGGCGCGCTGGGCGACATCGGCAGCCACGCCGAGAACCTCGCCTCGTGGATCACGGGCCTGGCCCTCGAGGAGGTCGCCGCCGACGTCAGCACGTTCGTGCCCGGCCGACGCGTCGACGACGACGCCTCGGTGCTGCTGCGCTTCGCGGGCGGCGCCAGGGGCGCGCTCGTGATCAGCCAGGTGGCGACCGGCTACGAGAACGACCTGCGCATACGCGTGCACGGCACGACCGGGAGCCTCGAGTGGGCGCAGGAGGAGCCGAACCGGCTCACGCTGCGGCGGCAGGGCGAGCCGCCCACGGTCCTCACGCGCGCCGGCGGACCGTTCCTCGGCGCGGACGCCGCGGCCGCCACGCGCCTGCCCAGCGGGCATCCGGAGGGCTTCATCGAGGCGTTCGCGAACGTCTACTCGGCCGTCGCGCGGCGCCTCAGGGGCGAGGAGCACCTGCCCTTCCCAGACCACCGCGACGGCCTGCGCGGCGTGCTGTTCATCGAGGCCGCGCTGCGGTCCTCGGCCGACGGCGGCGCCTGGACCAGGGTCGAGTGA